From the Roseofilum casamattae BLCC-M143 genome, the window GAGACTATGACCGAGTTCGTGGGCCAAAACGGAGGAGAAGAGAAGCAAAGCTGCACCTAATCCTAAGAGCAATGACACGATTAACCCAAGTTGGGGAAATGTGCTGTTGAGCGCATCGCCATAGCTAAAGGTAACTAAACCCAAAACCAAGAACCAAGAGGGGTTCAGGTAAAAGGGAATGCCAAAAAGGTTGCCTACGCGAATATTATTGCCGTTCATAACGCACCTGGGATTGGAAAATTGAGTTTAAATGATAAAGAATGGACGCGCCTCACTGATTCTATTCTAACGGTTCGCTTATGGGCAGCGAAGGGTCGTCATGGGAGATTATCCGTCCTTGAAAGGTTCGGGTAAAGGGTTTAGGATGGGCATGTGAGGATGTCGATCGCCTTTACCCCAAGTCTTATGTCTGGTTCTTCCACTTCTACATCTCGTTCCTATCGCCAAGAAGATATGCAACAGATCTTGAACTTGGCTATCTCTCGTAAAGATCCGTTGGAAGAGTTTTCTTACGACCAACTTTTGGAAATTGCGATCGAGTTGGATATTCCACCCGAGGAATTGCAAGCTGCCGAGCAACAATGGTTGGAAAAACAAGGTAAGTTAGAGCACCAAAAACAGTTCGATATGCAGCGCTTTCAGAGCTTGAAGAAAGAAGCCGGGAAGTATGCGATCGCAAATACGTTTTTGGTGTTAATTAATGTGGTTAGCGTTGGAACTCTTTCCTGGTCGCTCTATGTCGTTCTCGGATGGGGATTAGCTTTAGGTCTGAAAACCTGGAATACTTATCAAATGACCGACGACGAGTACGAGCAAGCGTTTCAGAAATGGTACAATCGCAATCAATTGAAACAAGCTGCTGAAAAAACTTGGCAAAAAATAAGTCAATTTCTTTGGGACTAAGAGCGTATTTATAAACTAAACTTTAAGACGCGACAACTCATTTCAGAATTGGGTAAGGAAACAGAATTTATCATTGCCTGGCCAATATAGCACTGCAATTCTACCAAACGATCGCAAATTGCCGTTTGAAACCCTATCCTAATAATAATGAATCATCGGATAAGGTTTCGCTGTTTATCTGGTTAAATTGTTGGAGAAGATCGCTCACTTGCAAACCCGATCGCATTTCTCCAGCACAATCGAAAATAATTCGTCCTTCGTGTAACATAATCGTGCGATCGCCCATCATCAGGGCTTGATTCATGCTATGAGTGACCATCATTGTCGTGAGCTGATAATCTCGGACAATAGTATTGGTTAATTGTAGGACAAAGTCAGCAGTTTTCGGGTCGAGTGCGGCGGTATGTTCGTCTAGTAATAATATTTGGGTTGGTGCTAATGCGGACATTAATAAACTGATGGCTTGTCGCTGTCCTCCAGACAATAATCCCATACGATCGCCCAATCGATTTTCTAAACCTAAACCCAAACTCGATAAGCGATCGCGAAATTCCCGGCGTCGAGTTTTTGTGAATGCAAACTGCAATCTTCGTTGTCTCCCTCGTCGAGCGGCAAGTGCTAAATTTTCTTCTACGGTTAAACTCGCGCAAGAGCCTAATAACGGATTTTGAAATACCCGCGCGATAAGTTTGGCTCGCTCGGTTGCCGACCATTTGGTGACGTTGCGATCGCCAATTATAATGCTGCCGGAATTGAGCCGAATATTACCGCCAATGGCATTCAAAAGTGTAGACTTTCCCGCTCCATTCGAGCCAATAACCGTAATAAATTGACCGGTTGGCACTGTCAGAGATAGCTCTCGCAACGCTGGAGTTTCTAAAGGCGTACCTAAATTAAATGTAACTGAAGCGCGATCGACCGTTAACATGAAACAATTAAAAATAAATTTCTGTCCCTATTCCCTATTCCCTAATTCCCTCCTTATGTTAAATAATCCATGGGATCGACAGGAGTTCCATCTTGGCGAACTTCAAAATGCAAATGAGGACCGGTGGAAAGTCCTGTAGAACCGGTTTCGGCGATCGCATCTCCTTGCTTAACTAGTTGCCCTTCTTCCACGTCCAGGCGACTGGCATGACCGTAGAGCGTCGTAATCCCATTACCGCGATCGAGAATAACCGTATTCCCGTATCCACCATACCATCCAGCAAAGATAACCACCCCATCGTGAGCGGCATAAATGGGAGCGCCATAGTCAGCGGCAAAGTCCATTCCGCCATGAAACCGCTCGTAACCAAATACCGGATGGGTGCGCCAACCAAAGGAACTGGAGAGGTTGCCATAACTGGGAGTCAGCATTTTTCCCGGTTTCAGTTTCAGGGTTTTGCGCAAAGGAAGCGCTGCTGCTGCGGCAATGCGATCGCGAATTAATTGTTCCAAGCCTTTCGAGTCTTCTTGCAGTTGTAGATAAGCCGCTTGCAAGGCTTCGCGATCGTTCGTTAATCTGGCAATTAATTGAGTTTGGGCAGCCGTTTCCGTGCGATAATTATTTTGCTGATTGCGTAATTTTTGTCGGAGCAACAGGAGACGGTTATAACTGTCTTCCACATCTAAGGTTTGTTGCTCGGTTTGGTTTAATGCCTCTTTGACGGTAAGCAAAATTTGGCGATCGGCCAGTGCCAATGTTTGCAGGCGATGGCGGCGACTGAGAAAGTCGGTTAGGGTTTCGTTTTGCAACAGAACTGCCCAACCAGAGTGGTGGGGTTGGCGTTGCAGGAGGCGAAAGCGCGCGATCGCCCCTTGCGCCAGATCTTCGTACCGATCTTCTTTCTCCTGCAATTGTCCCTGAAAAATCTCCAAATTAGCGGTGGTTTTCGTAATTTTGCTTTCAATATCCTCGAGTTTGGTTTGCCCGCTATCCAGGCTATTTTGCAGCCCTTGCAGGCGATTTTCTGCTGCCGCTTCTAGCTTTTGCAAGTGTTTTTTTTCCGAGGCAATTCGTTCTCGGTCATCTTGCAAGTGTTGTTGAATTTGTTGCAGTTCGTCAACTGAGGGAGACGCATAGAGAGCAGGCATACTCGCGAGCCAAAGGCAAAAGGCGATCGCGATCGCCATTCTCCAACGCCACCATTGAGATTGTTTTTCCTTTATCATCTGCGATCGCAAAGCCATCTACCGCTCGTCCCTCTCAACATCTTCAAGCTATCACACTTCCTCGAATATAGCATTTTTAAATATGTTTCCGATAATGCAAAATCCCCCATTCAATTAATCCACTTTTTCCCATTTCATAACAATCGAGTAAGCGTTTCTTTTTCTTCTCAAAAAAATCTTGACTCCATATCTGTCCTTCTGCTTGAATTTTTTCCATCTTTTGCAATAACTGCATGTAGTTAATTTCAATATTTTCTGTCAGTTTGATAACTTGAACTTCTGACATGCCTATCTCCCAGGCCACATTCCTATATTCATCGATATGCAAGAAATAAACCTTGTGAATTCCACCTGTATACCAATTCATCGCGCGATTTACATCTGTTTCAGAAAGATCGTTGCCCGTGAAAAAATAAGTACAAGCCAAAAATTCACCACCGGGGACTAACACTCGATGCGCTTCTCTGAAAGCTCCTAATTGAGTATCGCTGTAATACAAAGAATCTTGTGCCCAAGTAAAATTAAAAGTCGATTCTGGAAAGGGCAAACGATCGAAGCTCCCTTGACAAACCTGAATCAGGTGACTGAGTTTTTGAATTTCATTTCGGGCAATATTCACCTCATTTTGCTGTTCGCTCAAGTTCAGACAAGATACTTGACAACCGTATTTTTCAGCTAAATATCTTGCCGCACCTCCATATCCAGATCCCATATCCAGAACCTGGCTACTCGTGTCTAGATTTAGTAGAGATGCCATGTATTCTGTTGTCCGCTTTTTAGCTAAATCCAAGTCTTCATCGGGATGTTCAAACAGACCGCAATGAGTATGTTCCCCCGATACTCTTTGGTAAAATAAATCCATATCCAAACTGTTAAAATAGTTCTGGTTAAACCGATCGATTTCTGAAGTATTTGACATGGCTTTACTAAAAACACCAAACTCATTAATAGATTAAAATACACTTCTTGGAAAAGTCGCAATGCCAATTAATTCTCTGCTCCTCTCTACCTATCTTTCCGATAATGAAATATCCCCCATTCAATTAATCCACTTTCGCCCATTTTATAACAATTGAGCAATCGTTGCTTTTTCTTATCAAAAAAATCTTGACTCCACAGATGTTCTTCTGCTTGAATTTTTCCCATCTTTTTCAGTAACTGCATGTAGTTCGTACACACATTGTCTGTTAGTTGGATAACTTGAACTTCTGACATGCCGATCTCCCGAGCCACTTTCCTGTACTCATCTACATGCAAGAAATAAACTTTGTGCATCCCACCTGTATACCAGTTCGTCACCCGGTCTACATTGGCTTCCGAAGGATAATCGCCTGTGAAAAAATAAGTACAAGCCAAAAAATCACCACCGGGGACTAACACTCGGTGCGCTTCTCTGAAGGCTTGTAATTGAGTATTACTCAAAAAAAAGGAATCTTGCTCCCAAGCAAAATTAAAAGTCGATTCTGGAAAGGGCAAACGATCGAAGCTTCCTTGATAAACCCGAATCAAGCGACTGAGTTTTTGAATTTCATTTCGGGCAATATTCACCTCATTTTGCTGTTCGCTCAGATTCAGACAGGATACTTGACAACCGTATTTTTCAGCTAAATATCTTGCCGCACCTCCATATCCAGATCCCATATCCAGAACCTGGCTACTCGTGTCTAGATTTAGTAGAGACGCCATGTATTCTGTTGTCCGCTTTTTGGCTAAATCCAAGTCTTCATCGGGATGCTCAAACAGACCGCAATGAGTATGTTCCCCCGATACTCTTTGGTAAAATAAATCCATCTCAAAGCTATTAAAATAGTTTTGATTAAACCGATCGATTTCAGAAATACTTGACATAATTTCATTCAAAAATGAGGTGGACGATCGCCCTGATTTTCTCAGTTAGAGATTTTTCCTAGAGCACTTTAATTCTCTCACCAGAGGAATGCATTATCGTTTTAACTCGTTACCGCGAATTCCGGCATTGAGAAGTTCGCTCACCACTCCTCTCTCTGGAAAAAAACTGTTTCTGTCTAAGGATAGAAACGAAGAAGGAGGATAATCTTTTTGCAGTTCCTCTAACAGTAATTCTGCACCATCATCTGGACTATAGAACGTCCTTTCTGGAGCCAGTAAACTATTCCCCCGTGCTAGGGTTCGATCGATTTTACCTTGAATGGCTGATAATGTACCTCGTCCATGGATCGTTGCCGCTCCCTTAACTGGGTAAGCATACCCGTCTTCTTCATATTCAGGATTAGTGTGAATTGATAATCCAGCACCATTAAGAGCTAGATACACTTCTCCTGGCGATAAGGAGACTTCGATATAGGAATCTGACATTTGTCGATCGCCAAGAAATTCAATCATGCGATTCGTGAATGCTACCACGGATTGAGCTTGGGGATTAGAACAGCCGAATGTAGATTTGGCTCTGAATAGATATCGGC encodes:
- a CDS encoding SAM-dependent methyltransferase, producing the protein MSNTSEIDRFNQNYFNSLDMDLFYQRVSGEHTHCGLFEHPDEDLDLAKKRTTEYMASLLNLDTSSQVLDMGSGYGGAARYLAEKYGCQVSCLNLSEQQNEVNIARNEIQKLSHLIQVCQGSFDRLPFPESTFNFTWAQDSLYYSDTQLGAFREAHRVLVPGGEFLACTYFFTGNDLSETDVNRAMNWYTGGIHKVYFLHIDEYRNVAWEIGMSEVQVIKLTENIEINYMQLLQKMEKIQAEGQIWSQDFFEKKKKRLLDCYEMGKSGLIEWGILHYRKHI
- a CDS encoding 2TM domain-containing protein → MSGSSTSTSRSYRQEDMQQILNLAISRKDPLEEFSYDQLLEIAIELDIPPEELQAAEQQWLEKQGKLEHQKQFDMQRFQSLKKEAGKYAIANTFLVLINVVSVGTLSWSLYVVLGWGLALGLKTWNTYQMTDDEYEQAFQKWYNRNQLKQAAEKTWQKISQFLWD
- a CDS encoding SAM-dependent methyltransferase, whose protein sequence is MSSISEIDRFNQNYFNSFEMDLFYQRVSGEHTHCGLFEHPDEDLDLAKKRTTEYMASLLNLDTSSQVLDMGSGYGGAARYLAEKYGCQVSCLNLSEQQNEVNIARNEIQKLSRLIRVYQGSFDRLPFPESTFNFAWEQDSFFLSNTQLQAFREAHRVLVPGGDFLACTYFFTGDYPSEANVDRVTNWYTGGMHKVYFLHVDEYRKVAREIGMSEVQVIQLTDNVCTNYMQLLKKMGKIQAEEHLWSQDFFDKKKQRLLNCYKMGESGLIEWGIFHYRKDR
- a CDS encoding ABC transporter ATP-binding protein, translated to MLTVDRASVTFNLGTPLETPALRELSLTVPTGQFITVIGSNGAGKSTLLNAIGGNIRLNSGSIIIGDRNVTKWSATERAKLIARVFQNPLLGSCASLTVEENLALAARRGRQRRLQFAFTKTRRREFRDRLSSLGLGLENRLGDRMGLLSGGQRQAISLLMSALAPTQILLLDEHTAALDPKTADFVLQLTNTIVRDYQLTTMMVTHSMNQALMMGDRTIMLHEGRIIFDCAGEMRSGLQVSDLLQQFNQINSETLSDDSLLLG
- a CDS encoding murein hydrolase activator EnvC family protein; amino-acid sequence: MALRSQMIKEKQSQWWRWRMAIAIAFCLWLASMPALYASPSVDELQQIQQHLQDDRERIASEKKHLQKLEAAAENRLQGLQNSLDSGQTKLEDIESKITKTTANLEIFQGQLQEKEDRYEDLAQGAIARFRLLQRQPHHSGWAVLLQNETLTDFLSRRHRLQTLALADRQILLTVKEALNQTEQQTLDVEDSYNRLLLLRQKLRNQQNNYRTETAAQTQLIARLTNDREALQAAYLQLQEDSKGLEQLIRDRIAAAAALPLRKTLKLKPGKMLTPSYGNLSSSFGWRTHPVFGYERFHGGMDFAADYGAPIYAAHDGVVIFAGWYGGYGNTVILDRGNGITTLYGHASRLDVEEGQLVKQGDAIAETGSTGLSTGPHLHFEVRQDGTPVDPMDYLT